A single genomic interval of Aureliella helgolandensis harbors:
- a CDS encoding DUF1015 domain-containing protein, which yields MPKIQAFRGLRYNLAQVGELSDVVAPPYDVIDPALQQQLYDTSPYGFVRLELTKVQTSDSDPLKQYERAATLFRQWIRDGVLQYEPDPAIYVYHQVFDLAGTTITRRGFLSRIKLARFGEGNIFPHESTHPKAKEDRLRLTRACKANLSPVFGLYPDAENAAQNLLDGYIADKAALEAHDHLGVTHRLWPVTNQGLIAQVANLIEDKPMFVADGHHRYETACDYRDEIVAANGSSLSEEHPAQFVLSMLMSMDDPGLLVLPTHRLFPGVPHLTAKDLVARLGEYFDCAPAGTGTQSAHDVWKQVQEFDDQGVLGLYTPLDQQWTLVTANSLTHDKIKELAADQSDAWCNLGVSLLHHLIVDHLLEMKDHPTPTYLHKIEEVVEELSASATAEPKYALAAVVMPASIEDIRQICSHHERMPAKSTYFYPKLLGGLVVNPLDGN from the coding sequence ATGCCAAAGATTCAAGCGTTTCGAGGATTGAGATACAATCTGGCACAAGTGGGAGAATTGAGCGACGTCGTCGCACCACCCTACGATGTCATCGACCCGGCATTGCAACAGCAACTTTACGATACCAGCCCCTACGGTTTTGTTCGGCTGGAATTGACGAAGGTGCAAACCAGCGACTCAGATCCGCTCAAACAGTATGAACGGGCAGCAACGCTTTTTCGACAATGGATCCGAGATGGGGTCTTGCAATACGAACCCGATCCAGCCATTTACGTCTACCATCAAGTCTTCGATCTAGCTGGAACAACGATCACTCGCCGCGGCTTCCTGTCCCGGATCAAGCTTGCGAGGTTCGGCGAAGGGAATATCTTCCCCCACGAATCCACTCATCCCAAGGCCAAAGAAGATCGCCTGCGGCTCACCCGAGCCTGCAAGGCAAATCTCAGCCCAGTGTTTGGACTGTATCCGGATGCGGAGAACGCCGCCCAAAATCTATTGGACGGCTATATTGCCGATAAGGCGGCATTGGAAGCGCACGATCACTTGGGGGTCACCCACCGTCTTTGGCCAGTTACGAACCAAGGGCTGATCGCTCAAGTTGCAAATCTAATCGAGGACAAACCGATGTTCGTAGCTGATGGTCATCATCGGTACGAGACGGCTTGTGATTACCGAGATGAAATCGTTGCCGCCAACGGTAGCTCACTGTCTGAGGAGCATCCCGCTCAATTTGTATTGTCCATGCTCATGAGCATGGACGATCCCGGACTACTGGTACTGCCTACCCATCGCCTGTTCCCTGGAGTTCCTCATCTGACTGCAAAAGATCTTGTTGCGCGACTCGGAGAGTACTTTGACTGTGCACCTGCCGGCACCGGCACACAATCCGCCCATGACGTGTGGAAACAGGTTCAGGAGTTCGACGATCAGGGCGTCTTAGGACTCTACACCCCTCTGGACCAACAGTGGACTCTGGTGACGGCCAACTCTTTGACCCACGATAAAATCAAAGAGCTAGCTGCCGACCAAAGTGATGCTTGGTGCAATCTAGGGGTGTCCTTGCTGCACCATCTGATCGTTGATCACTTACTTGAGATGAAGGACCACCCAACTCCTACCTACTTGCACAAGATTGAAGAAGTCGTGGAGGAACTTAGCGCTAGCGCAACTGCCGAGCCCAAGTACGCATTGGCGGCAGTCGTTATGCCAGCCAGCATCGAGGATATTCGACAGATCTGCTCCCACCACGAGCGCATGCCTGCGAAGAGTACTTACTTTTATCCGAAGTTGCTTGGGGGCTTAGTTGTCAATCCTCTGGACGGCAATTGA
- a CDS encoding phosphoribosylanthranilate isomerase — MQLPFPRIKVCGVTRLEDLHSLASAGVDAVGFNLVSSSSRYIAEAQAKAFAVQAKTLGLLTVAVVMNPAAEALRSLADAVPFDVLQLHGQEPPTLLSEAGITTPIIKALSWSGRQQETLLAKSWKDHSQLVAFLVDAYAPEHGGGTGKMAQWDLLQPRPDDLGNVPMILAGGLKPENVADAIRTTHADGVDVASGVESFPGIKDADRVAKFALHARQAWQASKTH, encoded by the coding sequence ATGCAACTTCCCTTTCCACGTATCAAGGTCTGCGGAGTTACTCGACTCGAGGACCTGCACTCTCTGGCATCTGCGGGAGTCGACGCGGTCGGATTTAATTTGGTCTCTTCTAGCAGTAGATATATTGCTGAGGCGCAGGCAAAAGCATTCGCGGTTCAGGCTAAAACTCTCGGCCTCTTGACGGTAGCCGTCGTCATGAATCCGGCCGCGGAGGCGTTGCGATCCTTGGCAGATGCAGTACCGTTTGATGTCCTGCAACTGCACGGGCAAGAGCCACCAACCTTGCTGTCAGAGGCGGGAATTACCACGCCGATCATCAAAGCCCTCTCCTGGAGTGGTCGGCAGCAAGAGACGCTGCTTGCAAAGAGCTGGAAGGACCATTCGCAACTGGTGGCCTTTTTGGTCGACGCATACGCTCCAGAACACGGCGGAGGAACAGGAAAAATGGCTCAGTGGGATCTACTGCAGCCTCGTCCGGACGACCTCGGAAATGTCCCCATGATCCTAGCTGGTGGCCTGAAGCCCGAAAATGTCGCCGATGCGATTCGCACCACCCACGCCGACGGGGTCGATGTCGCCAGTGGTGTCGAGAGTTTCCCTGGCATCAAGGATGCGGATCGCGTTGCCAAATTTGCACTGCATGCGAGGCAAGCTTGGCAGGCAAGCAAGACCCACTAA